In Alkalihalobacillus sp. FSL W8-0930, a single window of DNA contains:
- a CDS encoding glycerophosphodiester phosphodiesterase family protein: MVQTKIFAHRGFSGNYPENTMSAFKQAVKAGADGIELDIQFTKDHIPVIIHDRTVNRMTNGKGFVCEFPLAELQKLQMKEDPSERIPTFEEFLQWVEPHPVLLNVELKTELKDRGKITELMLPLLTKYDVEDRTILSSFDHKALQAAKQKKPHIESAALVHQAMVDPGEYLEKLSVEGIHFKASTLLMDEATELQEKGYRLRPYTVNTADQMNQFFTWGCEGIFTDYPDLALTVRGKVDRL; this comes from the coding sequence ATGGTACAAACAAAGATTTTTGCCCATAGAGGGTTTTCGGGGAACTATCCTGAAAATACGATGTCTGCTTTTAAACAGGCTGTCAAAGCAGGCGCAGACGGGATTGAATTGGACATACAATTCACAAAGGATCATATTCCCGTTATTATTCATGATCGAACGGTGAATCGTATGACGAATGGAAAAGGATTTGTTTGTGAGTTTCCTCTTGCAGAGCTTCAGAAGCTTCAGATGAAAGAGGACCCATCTGAACGAATTCCTACCTTTGAAGAGTTTCTACAATGGGTCGAACCACATCCTGTTCTTTTAAATGTTGAACTGAAAACTGAACTAAAGGATCGGGGCAAAATTACAGAGCTTATGCTGCCTTTACTTACAAAATATGATGTGGAAGACAGGACCATTCTCTCTTCTTTTGATCATAAAGCACTGCAAGCGGCCAAACAAAAAAAGCCGCATATTGAGTCAGCGGCTCTGGTCCATCAAGCAATGGTGGACCCAGGTGAATATTTAGAGAAGCTTAGTGTAGAAGGGATTCATTTTAAGGCATCGACTTTGCTAATGGATGAAGCAACCGAGCTACAGGAGAAAGGCTATCGTCTCAGACCGTATACAGTTAACACAGCTGATCAGATGAACCAATTCTTTACGTGGGGCTGTGAGGGAATCTTTACTGATTACCCTGATCTTGCTTTAACTGTTCGCGGGAAGGTAGACCGTCTATAA
- a CDS encoding glycogen/starch/alpha-glucan phosphorylase — MTINKNSFKKALSKQLVNADSHTSQHVLHTIASLIKEFALTEGESDFPQKKQVYYFSMEFLPGRFIETNLLNLDLLDSCKEVLETFQYDPIVVFQSELDAALGNGGLGRLAACFLDSLAALGYSGHGMGLRYQYGLFKQKIKHQQQVELPDKWVGDSGYAWEERKADQTIRVRFGGSIQMSELNNRLTFQLTNSEEIKAVPYQIPIFGYKNDQVNHLTIWRAESIPATSEISFKDHALTKRKAEEITEFLYPDDSHYDGKVLRLRQQYFLVSAGIQSILQDFLQSGGTLQEIPTKLAIQINDTHPTLIIPEFMRLLVDEHHLSWEEAWNIVLSTVSYTNHTLMNEALEKWPVFLVKEQLPRIYLIIEEINRRHCLDVEYHGLFEWESLSDLSIITDDVIHMARLAVVGSHTINGVAKLHSTILKDELLKSFSIRQPERFTNKTNGISHRQWLLNANPLLTAFITQLIGDSWKEKPDELTKLLKYVDDDVVLDELHSIKQHNKQRLADKIFAKTGHQVMKHSLYDVHIKRLHGYKRQLLNLLHVMYLWDLCYDKPDAIKVPRTFIFGAKAAPGYLYAKRIISLITSVASQINEDPVTKGKIQVLFLPNYNVSQAELIIPAADLSEQISTASKEASGTGNMKMMMNGALTIGTMDGANIEMTDLVSTDHFFDFGLRAQEVLAYEQNGQYNPREVFHQDRRLQKVLHRLVNGSLKGDQVAFQDIYYSLVENGDEYFLLKDFGSYVQAQNQVQELYLTPRTWQKKCLINISHSGYFSSDRTIYEYAKEIWKL, encoded by the coding sequence ATGACAATCAACAAAAACAGTTTCAAGAAAGCCTTATCGAAGCAATTAGTTAATGCAGATTCTCATACGTCCCAGCATGTACTTCATACCATTGCTTCTTTGATCAAGGAATTTGCTTTAACTGAGGGAGAATCCGATTTCCCTCAAAAGAAGCAAGTATATTATTTTTCAATGGAATTTCTTCCTGGTCGTTTTATTGAAACGAATCTTCTAAACTTAGACCTGCTTGATTCATGCAAGGAGGTCTTAGAAACATTTCAATATGATCCAATAGTTGTATTTCAAAGCGAGTTGGATGCTGCCCTTGGTAACGGTGGTTTAGGAAGACTTGCTGCATGCTTCCTAGATTCGTTAGCTGCACTCGGCTACTCCGGTCACGGAATGGGACTACGATACCAATATGGACTTTTCAAGCAGAAAATTAAACATCAGCAACAAGTTGAACTACCTGACAAGTGGGTTGGTGATTCTGGATACGCCTGGGAAGAACGGAAAGCTGATCAAACAATACGTGTTCGTTTTGGTGGATCCATTCAGATGAGCGAATTAAATAACCGACTCACATTCCAGCTTACCAATTCAGAAGAAATCAAAGCAGTACCTTATCAGATACCTATTTTTGGTTACAAAAATGATCAAGTCAATCATCTAACCATTTGGCGAGCCGAATCTATCCCTGCCACATCAGAGATATCGTTTAAAGATCACGCATTAACTAAACGGAAAGCTGAAGAAATTACTGAATTTCTGTATCCAGATGACTCACATTACGATGGAAAAGTTCTAAGATTACGCCAGCAGTACTTTCTTGTATCCGCTGGCATTCAATCCATCTTGCAGGACTTTCTGCAAAGTGGCGGCACCTTACAAGAGATTCCCACAAAGCTTGCTATTCAAATAAATGATACACACCCCACACTAATTATCCCAGAGTTCATGAGACTACTAGTGGATGAACACCATCTCTCATGGGAAGAAGCATGGAACATCGTGTTATCAACCGTGTCTTATACGAATCATACGCTGATGAATGAGGCATTAGAAAAATGGCCTGTGTTCTTAGTGAAAGAGCAGCTACCACGTATTTATTTAATTATTGAAGAAATCAATCGAAGACATTGCTTAGACGTTGAATATCATGGGCTTTTTGAGTGGGAAAGCCTCAGTGACCTTTCGATTATCACAGATGATGTTATCCATATGGCAAGACTCGCTGTTGTAGGAAGTCATACCATTAATGGGGTAGCAAAGCTCCATTCGACGATTTTGAAAGATGAACTGTTAAAATCGTTTTCGATTCGCCAACCCGAGAGATTTACAAACAAAACAAACGGAATCAGTCACAGACAATGGCTTTTAAATGCAAACCCTTTATTAACAGCTTTTATCACCCAATTAATCGGAGACTCTTGGAAAGAGAAACCGGATGAACTGACGAAGTTACTCAAATATGTGGATGATGATGTGGTTCTTGATGAACTTCACTCCATTAAACAACACAATAAGCAAAGACTAGCCGACAAAATTTTTGCTAAAACAGGACACCAGGTTATGAAACATTCCTTATATGATGTACACATAAAACGACTTCACGGCTATAAACGTCAGCTGTTAAATTTATTACATGTCATGTACCTTTGGGATTTATGTTATGACAAGCCGGATGCCATCAAAGTACCACGAACCTTTATCTTTGGAGCAAAAGCAGCTCCTGGTTATCTTTATGCAAAACGAATCATCTCTTTAATTACATCTGTTGCAAGTCAGATTAACGAAGATCCTGTAACAAAAGGGAAAATTCAAGTTCTGTTTCTTCCGAATTACAACGTTTCTCAGGCAGAGCTTATCATTCCTGCTGCTGATTTGAGTGAACAAATCTCAACGGCTTCAAAAGAAGCGTCTGGTACGGGAAATATGAAGATGATGATGAACGGGGCATTAACGATCGGCACAATGGACGGGGCAAATATAGAAATGACCGACTTAGTTTCTACAGATCATTTCTTTGATTTTGGGCTTCGTGCCCAAGAGGTTCTAGCTTACGAACAGAATGGTCAATACAACCCTCGCGAGGTATTCCACCAGGATCGCAGGCTGCAGAAGGTTCTGCACCGATTAGTAAATGGTTCACTTAAAGGGGATCAGGTTGCGTTTCAGGATATCTATTATTCTTTAGTCGAAAATGGAGATGAGTATTTCCTATTAAAAGACTTTGGAAGCTATGTTCAAGCACAAAACCAGGTACAGGAGCTATACCTCACCCCACGTACCTGGCAGAAAAAATGCTTAATCAATATTAGTCACTCGGGTTATTTTTCAAGTGATCGAACCATTTACGAATATGCAAAAGAGATCTGGAAATTATAG
- a CDS encoding glycogen synthase, producing the protein MTENQIDIVHVATECTPFFKTGGLADVIGSLPQALLMPRGAVTVILPKHQSLAREWADKLNWVATLSVWVRWREQACHIFELEHQGIRYLFFENEYYFNRPLLYGCHDDGERYAFFCHAVLEWIGSQEQKPKVLHCHDWQTGLLPAYIRAKQWNDQIKTVFTIHNLAYQGQFPATVFKELLHFDDQAFSILEMDGQINYLKAGIAEADKITTVSPTYSLEIQEPAFGYKLDRLLKERANDLIGIVNGIDLEEYNPQTDKELIAPYTNRSGASDINKRSLQAEAGLSLSISTPLLAVVSRLVPEKGIQLLIETLHDMLAHERMQVIVLGNGTPELENGLYDLQHRYPTKLCFFQGFDEGKARRIYAGSDLLLMPSLFEPCGLSQLIALRYGCVPIVRETGGLKDTIQAYQPHTGTGNGFTFYNQTPGELRLTIQRAISHFHHKQQWNKLVAGCARTELGWRKSALEYQRVYDGLREQKGVFDQDDNQQKQFQESLIEAIS; encoded by the coding sequence ATGACTGAAAATCAAATAGATATTGTTCACGTTGCAACAGAATGCACACCTTTTTTTAAAACGGGTGGGTTAGCAGATGTGATTGGTTCACTTCCGCAGGCCTTATTGATGCCTCGAGGAGCGGTCACTGTGATTCTTCCAAAACATCAATCGCTCGCGCGTGAATGGGCGGACAAATTAAACTGGGTCGCCACTCTCTCTGTTTGGGTTCGTTGGCGCGAGCAAGCGTGTCACATCTTCGAGCTAGAGCATCAAGGAATCCGCTATTTATTCTTTGAAAATGAGTACTATTTTAACCGTCCACTCTTGTACGGTTGTCATGATGATGGAGAACGGTACGCGTTTTTTTGCCATGCCGTTTTAGAATGGATTGGCTCGCAAGAACAAAAACCGAAAGTCCTGCATTGTCATGATTGGCAAACGGGTTTACTCCCCGCTTATATCCGAGCAAAGCAATGGAATGATCAAATAAAAACGGTATTTACGATCCACAACCTTGCCTATCAAGGACAGTTCCCAGCTACGGTGTTCAAAGAATTACTTCATTTTGATGATCAGGCATTCTCGATTTTGGAAATGGATGGACAAATCAACTACTTAAAAGCAGGGATCGCTGAAGCGGATAAAATTACAACTGTGAGCCCTACTTATTCTCTCGAAATTCAAGAACCTGCTTTTGGCTATAAACTGGATCGTTTACTTAAAGAACGAGCGAATGACCTGATCGGAATTGTGAATGGAATTGATTTAGAAGAATATAATCCACAAACAGATAAGGAGCTAATCGCCCCTTACACGAACCGGTCTGGCGCATCAGACATTAACAAACGTAGTTTACAAGCAGAAGCTGGGCTGTCACTCTCTATTTCAACTCCACTGCTTGCCGTTGTTTCAAGACTTGTTCCTGAAAAAGGTATTCAACTTTTAATTGAAACCTTACATGACATGCTTGCACATGAACGAATGCAAGTCATTGTTTTAGGAAATGGAACACCTGAGCTGGAAAACGGACTGTACGATTTGCAGCATCGTTATCCAACGAAGCTTTGTTTCTTCCAAGGATTTGACGAAGGAAAAGCACGTCGAATCTACGCTGGTTCCGATCTCCTTCTAATGCCTTCTTTATTTGAACCATGTGGATTAAGTCAGCTGATCGCCTTACGTTACGGGTGTGTGCCGATTGTCAGGGAAACAGGTGGGCTCAAAGATACCATTCAAGCCTATCAGCCTCATACAGGAACGGGTAACGGCTTCACATTCTATAACCAGACGCCTGGTGAGTTGCGTTTGACCATTCAACGGGCTATCTCCCACTTTCACCATAAGCAACAATGGAACAAACTAGTAGCTGGATGCGCCCGAACAGAACTTGGATGGCGGAAATCAGCATTAGAGTATCAACGTGTTTATGACGGTCTTCGTGAGCAAAAAGGAGTGTTTGATCAAGATGACAATCAACAAAAACAGTTTCAAGAAAGCCTTATCGAAGCAATTAGTTAA
- a CDS encoding sugar phosphate nucleotidyltransferase, with translation MVNCVAMILAGGAGTRLGALTRNESKPAVSFGGNHRIIDYTISNCIHSGIKQAGVLTQYKPETLHSHLENSESHGLSIHCLPATNSTYEGTADAVCKNMQYLEQHAPTHVLILSGDHIYQMNYEELLTFHQQKDADVTVATITVPKEEASRFGILRVDDTDRVLEFAEKPEHPKSQTASMGIYLFNWAYLKECLIEDATNPLSSHDFGKDILPNLVHQAKLFAFPYDQYWRDVGTIQTYWETQMDLIKGKSPFLHTEQEWPLITKPLPSAFAPISIQSVKEAKERRIAESVISPTAYLSEGVAVYQSVILPGASVGKNVYLHRVIVAENTHIPDHMSFVSENEIMLITPSVVHRLSKTKSADSMISNHLLKNIK, from the coding sequence ATGGTGAATTGTGTCGCTATGATTTTAGCAGGGGGTGCAGGCACAAGACTAGGTGCCTTAACTAGAAATGAATCGAAACCAGCCGTCTCCTTTGGAGGCAATCATCGTATTATTGACTACACAATCAGTAATTGCATCCATTCAGGTATAAAACAAGCAGGTGTGTTAACACAGTATAAGCCTGAAACCCTCCATTCTCACTTAGAGAATAGTGAGTCCCATGGACTTTCTATTCATTGTTTACCAGCAACCAATTCAACATATGAGGGAACAGCAGATGCCGTCTGCAAAAATATGCAGTATCTTGAACAACATGCTCCAACCCACGTCCTTATTCTTTCTGGAGATCATATTTACCAAATGAATTATGAAGAATTGTTAACATTTCACCAACAAAAAGATGCCGATGTCACAGTTGCAACAATAACCGTACCAAAAGAAGAAGCAAGTCGCTTTGGCATCTTGCGTGTAGATGACACTGATCGAGTGCTCGAATTTGCAGAGAAGCCTGAGCATCCAAAAAGCCAGACTGCCTCAATGGGCATTTATCTGTTTAATTGGGCTTATTTAAAAGAATGTCTAATAGAGGACGCTACGAATCCCTTGTCAAGTCATGATTTCGGCAAAGATATTCTCCCAAATCTTGTGCACCAGGCTAAGCTGTTCGCGTTTCCATACGATCAATATTGGCGAGACGTAGGTACGATCCAAACCTATTGGGAAACGCAGATGGATCTAATTAAAGGAAAGTCACCATTTCTCCATACCGAGCAAGAATGGCCATTGATTACTAAACCTCTTCCGTCTGCCTTTGCTCCGATATCGATTCAATCAGTAAAGGAAGCAAAGGAACGCAGGATTGCTGAATCGGTCATTTCTCCTACTGCTTATCTTTCAGAAGGAGTAGCAGTCTATCAGTCTGTCATTCTACCTGGTGCATCCGTTGGAAAGAACGTCTATTTGCATCGAGTGATTGTTGCTGAGAATACTCATATCCCGGATCATATGTCGTTCGTCTCAGAGAATGAGATCATGCTCATAACGCCTTCTGTTGTGCATCGGCTTTCAAAAACCAAATCAGCTGACTCAATGATCAGTAACCACCTGCTCAAGAATATTAAGTAA
- a CDS encoding chemotaxis protein CheC: MDARYVNAIVRATKGILTTHLGAEVTSLTPKVGTGSVTSSEISVILGVKGQLAGQIICSFKKDTALQIVGKMMGGMSITELDEMSWSAVKEFGNWIAGTTATELSNEDCIIDVTPPVTNEGSSIFHSSEKYLTLSLETTVGPIDIHISFQVVEEPLSI; this comes from the coding sequence ATGGACGCTAGATATGTAAATGCGATTGTAAGAGCAACAAAAGGAATATTAACCACACATTTAGGAGCTGAAGTAACATCCCTCACGCCGAAGGTAGGAACAGGAAGCGTCACCAGTAGTGAGATTTCTGTCATACTCGGTGTAAAGGGGCAGTTAGCAGGCCAGATCATATGCAGCTTTAAAAAAGACACAGCCTTACAGATTGTAGGTAAGATGATGGGAGGCATGTCTATTACGGAACTCGATGAAATGAGCTGGAGTGCTGTAAAGGAGTTTGGGAACTGGATTGCCGGCACAACAGCAACAGAGTTATCAAACGAAGACTGCATTATCGATGTAACGCCGCCAGTAACAAATGAAGGCTCATCAATCTTTCATTCTTCCGAAAAGTATTTAACGTTATCATTAGAAACAACAGTCGGTCCAATCGACATTCATATCTCGTTTCAAGTTGTTGAGGAACCCCTTAGCATTTGA
- a CDS encoding bifunctional GNAT family N-acetyltransferase/carbon-nitrogen hydrolase family protein: MIIRNIEARDFDDIIAMSKLCFKNMEPWRYDQLRSHIEIFPEGQFCVEYDGEIIGSCSSLIINFDEYDDQHTWDEITDEGYITNHDSEGYNLYGIEVMVHPNFRRMKIGRRLYEARKDLARELNLKSIIIGGRIPNYSKHAAELTPRQYVEEVTMHNLYDPVLTFQVVNGFTLKRVNSNYLDDDKASMRYATLMEWNNIDYRPTIPKRKFKTSFPVRITTIQYEMKKIASFEDFAVQCEYYTDVAAGFNSDFAIFPEIFTLQLLSFLPEKSPSRAIRRLTEFTEDYIELFTTLAVRYNINIVGGSHFVEEEGKIYNISYLFRRDGTIEKQYKIHVTPNERLFWGISGGDEVKVFDTDCGKIAIQICYDIEFPELARIAVDKGANIIFTPFCTDDRQGYLRVRYCSQARAIENQLYTVISGTVGNLPDVENMDIQYAQSGIFSPSDFTFARDGIVGECNPNIETVVVGDVDLEILRRHRRSGSVNQLRDRRHDVYHISYKQP, from the coding sequence ATGATTATTCGAAACATCGAGGCGCGTGACTTCGATGATATTATAGCAATGTCGAAATTATGTTTTAAAAATATGGAGCCTTGGCGATATGACCAGCTTCGTAGCCATATAGAAATCTTTCCTGAAGGACAATTTTGCGTTGAATATGACGGTGAAATTATTGGGTCCTGTTCAAGCTTAATTATTAATTTTGATGAATACGACGACCAGCACACTTGGGATGAGATCACAGATGAAGGGTATATTACAAACCATGATTCGGAAGGGTACAATCTATATGGAATTGAAGTAATGGTTCATCCAAACTTCCGCAGAATGAAAATTGGTCGCAGATTATATGAAGCTCGTAAAGATTTAGCTCGTGAACTGAATCTAAAAAGCATTATTATCGGCGGACGTATTCCAAACTATTCAAAGCATGCGGCAGAATTGACGCCACGTCAGTATGTAGAAGAAGTGACCATGCACAATTTGTATGATCCGGTTCTGACCTTTCAGGTTGTAAATGGATTTACGTTAAAGCGAGTGAACTCCAATTATTTAGATGATGACAAAGCCTCCATGCGTTATGCGACGCTTATGGAGTGGAACAATATTGACTATAGACCAACGATTCCTAAACGCAAATTTAAGACATCATTCCCGGTTCGTATTACAACGATTCAGTATGAAATGAAGAAGATCGCATCCTTTGAGGATTTTGCTGTGCAATGTGAATATTATACGGATGTTGCAGCAGGATTTAATTCAGACTTTGCCATTTTCCCAGAGATCTTCACGTTGCAGCTTCTTTCCTTTTTACCAGAGAAAAGTCCGAGTCGAGCGATTCGTCGTTTAACGGAATTTACTGAGGATTATATTGAACTCTTCACAACACTTGCTGTTCGGTACAATATTAATATTGTGGGTGGCTCTCACTTTGTTGAAGAGGAAGGAAAAATATATAACATTTCGTATCTCTTTAGGCGTGATGGAACGATTGAAAAACAATACAAAATTCACGTTACACCAAATGAGCGTTTGTTCTGGGGTATTTCCGGAGGAGACGAAGTAAAGGTATTTGATACAGATTGTGGTAAAATTGCCATTCAGATCTGTTATGATATTGAATTCCCTGAGCTTGCACGAATTGCAGTGGACAAAGGGGCGAATATTATCTTCACTCCATTTTGTACAGATGATCGTCAAGGCTATCTGCGTGTGCGTTATTGTTCTCAAGCACGTGCCATTGAGAACCAGCTGTACACAGTAATCTCTGGTACAGTCGGAAATCTTCCTGATGTTGAAAACATGGACATTCAATATGCACAGTCTGGGATCTTTAGCCCGTCAGATTTCACGTTTGCACGTGATGGAATCGTCGGAGAATGTAACCCTAATATTGAAACGGTTGTTGTAGGAGATGTTGATCTTGAGATCCTACGTCGACACAGACGTTCAGGCAGTGTGAATCAGCTCCGCGACCGTCGCCATGATGTCTACCATATTTCTTATAAGCAGCCTTAA
- a CDS encoding FAD-dependent oxidoreductase — protein MSRTFSGENRTNHIEELKEKGLEVLVIGGGITGAGIALDAKVRGFNTGIIDQHDFSGGSSSRSNKLIQGGLSELKHLDVKAFAELGRERAVILDNAPHLVSPISMLMPVYKKGAFGRIQASLSLRIYDRWVELNKKDRRHMLNKKQIQKQEPLLRTDNLKGGGLYTEYQLNDARLTIEVLKVATSRGVVAANYLKAESFLYEQGKVVGVMAVDQLTGEAHKIFANYIVNAAGSNMNHLREQDRSLDEEVSKTNDKLHVVVDRTSLPIQQGIYFESKDGQMLYAIPFGEKIYVGSAYVDRSSKDGLQQAIQILLDSLNHTFQSTLLTQKHVESFWVDSERSMTNQKINKTEEIVISSSGLRSVYCHHAAGYRVVAERVIDSIEKEHSRSYGSQTDSITLSGGQVGGLDRFEDFLKTKAEEGEALGLTYDEAYALSILYGSNITNIWSRVRTSRRRAAESGLPPILFAQLTYAIEEEMVVSPLDFLVRRTHALYFNRPVMEKWMNPIFRYMQDRFQWDEQESMHWQDELDKELAKHSLTESKN, from the coding sequence GTGAGTAGAACGTTTTCAGGGGAGAATCGAACAAACCATATTGAAGAGCTTAAAGAAAAAGGGCTTGAAGTATTGGTGATTGGTGGGGGGATTACAGGCGCAGGGATTGCTCTTGATGCCAAAGTAAGAGGGTTCAATACAGGAATCATTGACCAACATGATTTTTCAGGGGGATCATCGAGTCGCTCAAATAAGTTAATCCAGGGTGGTTTAAGTGAGCTTAAACATCTGGATGTGAAGGCCTTTGCTGAGCTTGGAAGAGAGAGAGCGGTCATATTGGATAATGCTCCGCATCTTGTTTCTCCTATCAGTATGCTAATGCCAGTCTATAAAAAAGGAGCATTCGGTCGAATTCAAGCTTCATTAAGCTTGCGCATTTATGATCGTTGGGTTGAATTAAACAAAAAAGATAGAAGACATATGTTAAACAAGAAACAGATCCAAAAACAAGAGCCACTTTTAAGAACAGATAACTTAAAAGGAGGCGGCCTCTACACGGAGTATCAGTTAAATGATGCAAGGTTAACCATTGAAGTCTTAAAGGTTGCGACCTCAAGAGGGGTCGTTGCTGCTAATTACTTGAAGGCAGAGTCCTTCTTATATGAACAAGGCAAAGTGGTTGGGGTGATGGCAGTTGATCAGCTAACAGGTGAAGCGCACAAAATCTTTGCGAACTATATCGTGAATGCGGCTGGTTCTAATATGAATCACTTGAGAGAGCAAGATCGTTCGCTGGATGAGGAAGTTTCCAAAACAAATGATAAGCTCCATGTTGTGGTAGATCGAACATCATTACCCATTCAGCAAGGCATTTATTTTGAAAGTAAAGACGGTCAAATGCTTTATGCCATTCCATTTGGTGAAAAGATCTATGTCGGATCTGCTTATGTTGACCGTTCATCAAAAGACGGGTTACAGCAAGCCATCCAGATCCTATTGGATTCATTAAATCATACGTTTCAATCGACTCTGTTAACGCAAAAACACGTTGAGTCATTTTGGGTGGACTCAGAGCGTAGTATGACGAATCAAAAGATTAATAAAACAGAAGAGATTGTGATTTCCTCCTCAGGTCTTAGATCCGTGTATTGCCACCATGCAGCTGGTTATCGAGTGGTTGCAGAGCGAGTCATTGATTCCATAGAGAAGGAGCATAGTCGATCTTACGGAAGCCAAACAGATTCCATTACTTTATCAGGAGGACAAGTCGGTGGATTGGACCGGTTTGAGGACTTCCTGAAAACAAAGGCTGAAGAAGGTGAAGCGCTTGGGCTGACCTATGACGAAGCGTATGCACTATCGATCTTATATGGTTCTAATATTACAAATATATGGTCAAGAGTTCGGACGAGTAGAAGACGGGCGGCCGAATCTGGTTTACCTCCCATCTTATTTGCTCAATTAACGTATGCCATTGAAGAAGAAATGGTTGTATCACCATTGGACTTTTTAGTTCGTCGCACCCATGCTCTTTATTTTAATCGCCCTGTTATGGAGAAGTGGATGAATCCAATTTTCAGATATATGCAGGATCGCTTCCAATGGGATGAGCAAGAAAGTATGCATTGGCAAGACGAACTGGACAAAGAGTTAGCGAAACATAGCTTAACAGAATCAAAAAACTAA